Proteins encoded together in one Yersinia mollaretii ATCC 43969 window:
- the rcsB gene encoding response regulator transcription factor RcsB — protein sequence MNNLNVIIADDHPIVLFGIRKSLEQIEWVNVVGEFEDSTSLINNLSKLDANVLITDLSMPGDKYGDGITLIKYIKRHYPDLAIIVLTMNNNPAILSSVLDLDIDGIVLKQGAPADLPKALAALQKGKKFTPESVAKLLEKISANGYGDKRLSPKESEVLRLFAEGFLVTEIARKLNRSIKTISSQKKSAMLKLGVDNDIALLNYLSSVTISQVNKEEE from the coding sequence ATGAACAACCTTAATGTAATTATTGCTGATGACCATCCAATTGTTTTGTTTGGCATCAGAAAATCGCTTGAACAAATTGAATGGGTAAACGTTGTTGGGGAATTTGAAGACTCAACCTCGCTTATTAATAATTTGTCTAAACTAGATGCCAACGTGCTAATTACTGACCTCTCTATGCCGGGAGACAAGTATGGTGATGGCATCACGCTGATAAAATATATAAAACGTCATTACCCTGACTTAGCCATAATTGTTCTAACAATGAATAATAACCCGGCTATTCTCAGTTCTGTTTTGGACTTGGATATTGACGGGATCGTCTTAAAGCAAGGCGCACCAGCCGACCTGCCTAAGGCATTGGCTGCATTACAAAAAGGGAAGAAATTCACCCCTGAAAGTGTCGCTAAATTGCTGGAAAAAATCAGTGCCAATGGTTACGGTGATAAGCGTTTGTCACCGAAAGAGAGTGAAGTTTTGCGGTTATTTGCTGAAGGTTTCTTGGTGACAGAGATCGCCAGAAAACTTAATCGCAGCATTAAAACGATCAGCAGCCAGAAGAAGTCGGCGATGCTGAAACTGGGCGTGGATAATGATATCGCCCTACTGAACTACCTCTCTTCTGTCACTATCAGTCAGGTCAATAAAGAAGAAGAATAG
- the gyrA gene encoding DNA topoisomerase (ATP-hydrolyzing) subunit A: MSDLAREITPVNIEEELKSSYLDYAMSVIVGRALPDVRDGLKPVHRRVLFAMNVLGNDWNKPYKKSARVVGDVIGKYHPHGDSAVYDTIVRMAQPFSLRYMLVDGQGNFGSVDGDSAAAMRYTEIRMSKIAHELLADLEKDTVDFVPNYDGTEQIPAVMPTRIPNLLVNGSSGIAVGMATNIPPHNLSEVIDGCLAYIEDENISIEGLMEYIPGPDFPTAAIINGRRGIEEAYRTGRGKVYIRARGEVEADAKTGRETIIIHEIPYQVNKARLIEKIAELVKEKRVEGISALRDESDKDGMRIVIEIKRDAVGEVVLNNLYSLTQLQVTFGINMVALSQGQPKLLNLKDILVAFVRHRREVVTRRTIFELRKARDRAHILEALAIALANIDPIIELIRRAATPAEAKAGLIASPWELGNVAAMLERAGGDAARPEWLEAEFGIRDGKYYLTEQQAQAILDLRLQKLTGLEHEKLLDEYKELLTAIAELIFILENPERLMEVIREELVAIKEQYNDARRTEITANTSDINIEDLINQEDVVVTLSHQGYVKYQPLTDYEAQRRGGKGKSAARIKEEDFIDRLLVANTHDTILCFSSRGRLYWMKVYQLPEASRGARGRPIVNLLPLEPNERITAILPVREYEEGRHIFMATASGTVKKTALTEFSRPRSAGIIAVNLNEGDELIGVDLTDGSNEVMLFSALGKVVRFPETQVRSMGRTATGVRGINLNGDDRVISLIIPRGDGEILTVTENGYGKRTAVEEYPTKSRATQGVISIKVSERNGKVVGAVQVAPTDQIMMITDAGTLVRTRVSEVSVVGRNTQGVTLIRTAEDEHVVGLQRVAEPEEDDDILDGESLEGEEGGDENAALNAPEDTTEDDAADDEAEDDDVEDENA; the protein is encoded by the coding sequence ATGAGCGACCTTGCCAGAGAAATAACACCGGTCAACATCGAGGAAGAGCTGAAAAGCTCCTATCTGGATTATGCGATGTCCGTTATTGTCGGACGTGCTTTACCAGATGTCCGAGATGGACTGAAGCCGGTTCACCGTCGCGTACTGTTTGCGATGAATGTACTGGGCAATGACTGGAATAAACCATACAAAAAATCGGCCCGTGTAGTTGGGGACGTTATCGGTAAATATCACCCGCATGGTGACAGCGCGGTCTACGACACAATAGTGCGTATGGCCCAGCCGTTCTCACTGCGCTATATGCTGGTGGATGGGCAGGGTAACTTCGGTTCCGTTGATGGCGACTCCGCCGCAGCGATGCGTTATACCGAAATCCGTATGTCTAAAATTGCTCACGAATTGTTAGCGGATTTAGAAAAAGATACCGTCGACTTCGTGCCGAACTATGATGGCACCGAGCAGATCCCAGCGGTCATGCCTACCCGAATCCCTAACCTGCTGGTTAACGGTTCGTCAGGTATCGCCGTCGGGATGGCAACCAATATTCCGCCACATAACCTTTCTGAGGTTATTGATGGCTGTTTGGCCTATATCGAAGATGAAAACATCAGCATCGAAGGGCTGATGGAATATATTCCGGGGCCGGACTTCCCAACAGCCGCGATTATCAATGGTCGCCGTGGTATTGAAGAAGCTTATCGTACTGGCCGTGGCAAGGTGTATATCCGTGCGCGCGGTGAAGTGGAAGCTGATGCGAAAACGGGCCGCGAAACCATTATTATTCACGAGATTCCGTATCAGGTGAATAAGGCACGGTTGATTGAAAAAATCGCCGAGCTGGTGAAAGAGAAACGTGTCGAAGGTATCAGCGCGTTGCGTGATGAGTCTGATAAAGACGGCATGCGTATCGTGATTGAAATCAAGCGTGATGCGGTCGGTGAAGTGGTGCTAAACAACCTCTACTCATTGACGCAATTACAGGTGACTTTCGGTATCAATATGGTGGCCCTGTCCCAAGGTCAGCCTAAATTGCTGAACCTGAAAGACATTCTGGTTGCCTTTGTGCGCCACCGCCGTGAAGTGGTGACGCGCCGGACCATTTTTGAGCTGCGTAAAGCACGTGACCGCGCACACATCCTTGAAGCGCTGGCCATTGCATTGGCTAACATCGATCCCATTATCGAATTGATTCGCCGTGCTGCCACCCCTGCGGAAGCGAAAGCCGGCTTAATTGCCAGCCCGTGGGAGTTAGGTAACGTTGCGGCCATGCTGGAACGTGCCGGTGGTGATGCTGCCCGCCCTGAATGGCTGGAAGCAGAGTTCGGTATCCGTGACGGTAAGTATTACCTCACCGAGCAGCAAGCTCAGGCTATCTTGGATCTGCGTTTGCAGAAACTGACCGGTCTGGAGCACGAAAAGCTGCTGGATGAGTATAAAGAGCTGCTGACAGCAATTGCTGAGCTGATCTTTATTCTGGAAAACCCAGAGCGCCTGATGGAAGTGATCCGTGAAGAGTTGGTGGCGATTAAAGAGCAATATAACGACGCTCGTCGTACTGAAATCACGGCCAACACCTCTGATATCAATATCGAAGATCTGATTAATCAGGAAGATGTGGTTGTGACGCTCTCCCATCAGGGCTACGTCAAGTATCAACCGCTGACAGATTATGAAGCTCAGCGCCGTGGGGGCAAAGGTAAGTCGGCTGCACGTATCAAAGAAGAGGACTTCATTGATCGCCTGCTGGTTGCCAATACCCACGATACGATTTTGTGCTTCTCCAGCCGTGGCCGTCTCTACTGGATGAAGGTCTATCAGTTGCCAGAAGCCAGCCGTGGGGCACGTGGTCGTCCGATCGTCAACTTGTTGCCGCTTGAGCCGAATGAGCGTATTACCGCCATTCTGCCGGTGCGGGAATATGAAGAGGGCCGCCACATCTTCATGGCAACCGCGAGCGGTACCGTGAAGAAAACCGCATTGACCGAGTTCAGTCGCCCACGCAGTGCCGGTATTATTGCCGTCAATCTGAATGAAGGCGATGAGCTGATTGGTGTCGATCTGACGGATGGCAGCAATGAAGTGATGCTATTCTCCGCATTGGGTAAAGTGGTTCGCTTCCCAGAAACGCAGGTCCGTTCAATGGGCCGTACTGCGACCGGTGTACGTGGTATCAACCTCAATGGTGATGATCGGGTTATCTCGCTGATTATCCCTCGTGGTGATGGCGAAATCCTGACGGTGACTGAAAACGGTTACGGTAAACGTACCGCAGTGGAAGAGTATCCAACCAAGTCCCGTGCGACTCAGGGGGTTATCTCTATTAAAGTCAGTGAGCGTAATGGTAAGGTTGTCGGTGCCGTTCAGGTTGCACCAACCGATCAAATCATGATGATTACTGATGCGGGTACTTTGGTGCGTACCCGTGTTTCAGAAGTGAGCGTTGTGGGTCGTAACACTCAGGGCGTGACACTGATTCGTACTGCTGAAGATGAGCACGTAGTCGGTCTGCAACGTGTTGCAGAGCCGGAAGAGGATGATGACATCCTTGATGGCGAGTCATTAGAAGGTGAAGAGGGCGGCGATGAAAACGCAGCACTGAATGCACCGGAAGATACTACTGAAGACGACGCGGCAGATGATGAAGCTGAAGACGATGATGTAGAAGACGAGAACGCATAA
- a CDS encoding MFS transporter gives MNTEIRQQTLGQPLKQPGVAQQVSTRLAFFIAGLGMAAWAPLVPFAKERIGLNDASLGLLLLCIGIGSMMAMPLTGILTAKWGCRAVILLAGAILCLDLPLLVLMNTPLTMALALLVFGAAMGIIDVAMNIQAVIVEKASGRAMMSGFHGLFSVGGIAGAGGVSALLWLGLTPLMAIIATVVLMIILLLTANKNLLQGSGEPHDGPLFVWPRGWVMFIGFLCFVMFLAEGSMLDWSALFLTSLRGMEPSQAGMGYAVFAIAMTLGRLNGDRIVNALGRYKVVLGGSLCAAMGIVIAISVDSSIAAIMGFMLVGLGASNVVPILFTAAGNQTVMPANLAVASITTIGYAGILAGPAAIGFVAQLSNLSVAFGCVALLLLAVTASARAVTR, from the coding sequence ATGAACACCGAAATACGTCAACAAACCCTAGGCCAACCCCTCAAGCAACCCGGCGTTGCACAACAAGTCTCGACCCGACTGGCTTTCTTTATCGCCGGATTGGGCATGGCCGCTTGGGCTCCTCTGGTACCTTTTGCCAAGGAACGTATTGGTCTTAATGATGCTTCACTGGGCTTACTGCTGTTGTGCATTGGTATCGGCTCAATGATGGCGATGCCCCTGACCGGCATCCTCACGGCAAAATGGGGTTGCCGGGCAGTGATTTTACTGGCGGGCGCAATATTGTGTCTCGACCTCCCGCTGCTGGTGCTGATGAATACCCCGCTGACCATGGCCCTCGCGCTACTCGTTTTCGGTGCAGCCATGGGCATAATCGATGTCGCGATGAATATTCAGGCCGTCATTGTTGAAAAAGCCAGTGGCCGTGCCATGATGTCCGGTTTCCACGGGCTGTTCAGTGTCGGCGGGATTGCCGGTGCGGGTGGTGTGAGCGCCTTACTGTGGCTCGGCCTTACACCGCTGATGGCGATTATCGCGACGGTAGTATTAATGATAATCCTACTGCTGACTGCCAATAAAAACCTGTTACAGGGCAGCGGTGAGCCTCATGATGGCCCGCTATTTGTTTGGCCGCGTGGTTGGGTCATGTTCATCGGTTTTTTATGTTTTGTGATGTTTCTCGCCGAAGGCTCAATGCTTGACTGGAGCGCGCTCTTCCTGACCTCACTGCGAGGCATGGAACCTTCACAAGCGGGAATGGGCTATGCCGTATTTGCAATCGCCATGACGCTGGGCCGCTTAAATGGTGATCGGATTGTCAACGCCTTGGGCCGATACAAGGTAGTATTAGGCGGCAGTCTGTGCGCCGCGATGGGGATTGTTATCGCGATCAGTGTTGATAGCTCCATTGCCGCTATTATGGGTTTTATGCTGGTGGGGCTAGGTGCATCAAATGTGGTACCGATTCTGTTCACCGCCGCTGGCAACCAAACCGTGATGCCCGCCAATCTGGCGGTGGCATCCATTACTACCATCGGTTACGCCGGAATTCTGGCTGGCCCTGCGGCCATTGGTTTCGTCGCACAACTCAGTAATTTATCGGTCGCTTTTGGCTGCGTCGCGCTGCTGTTACTGGCCGTCACCGCCAGCGCCAGAGCCGTCACGCGTTAA
- the ubiG gene encoding bifunctional 2-polyprenyl-6-hydroxyphenol methylase/3-demethylubiquinol 3-O-methyltransferase UbiG, with translation MRADTTAPQHNVDEQEIAKFEAVASRWWDWEGEFKPLHRINPLRLDYILQRSGGIFDKNVLDVGCGGGILAESMAHEGAHVTGLDMGYEPLQVARLHALETGVKLDYVQETVESHAQKFPQHYDVVTCMEMLEHVPDPASVIRACAQLVKPGGHVFFSTINRNTKSWLMAVVGAEYVLKMVPKGTHDSKKFIRPSELIGWVDQTPLRERHIIGLHYNPITDHFKLGRNVDVNYMVHTQREDNSTHV, from the coding sequence ATGCGTGCAGATACCACAGCTCCCCAACATAATGTCGACGAGCAAGAAATCGCTAAATTTGAAGCGGTTGCCTCCCGCTGGTGGGATTGGGAAGGTGAATTTAAGCCTCTCCATCGCATTAATCCCCTGCGCCTCGATTATATTTTGCAGCGCTCAGGCGGCATTTTCGATAAAAACGTGCTGGACGTCGGTTGCGGCGGCGGCATTCTTGCTGAAAGCATGGCACATGAAGGCGCGCACGTCACCGGGTTGGATATGGGTTATGAGCCGCTACAAGTGGCGCGGCTGCATGCGCTGGAAACGGGTGTCAAACTGGATTATGTGCAGGAAACGGTTGAAAGCCATGCGCAAAAGTTCCCACAACATTACGATGTAGTGACCTGCATGGAGATGCTCGAACACGTTCCTGACCCTGCCTCGGTGATCCGCGCCTGTGCACAATTGGTCAAACCCGGTGGGCATGTTTTCTTCTCAACCATTAATCGCAATACCAAATCTTGGTTGATGGCCGTGGTCGGCGCTGAATACGTGCTGAAAATGGTTCCGAAAGGCACCCATGATTCGAAAAAGTTTATTCGCCCATCAGAACTTATCGGCTGGGTCGATCAAACCCCATTGCGGGAACGCCACATTATTGGGCTACATTACAATCCGATAACAGACCACTTCAAGTTGGGTCGCAATGTTGATGTCAATTATATGGTGCATACTCAAAGGGAAGACAACAGCACTCACGTCTGA
- the rcsD gene encoding phosphotransferase RcsD yields the protein MQNNSLSTSPAKITRCFWLFIVLLLITIGLYGYNYTNAYLTEKKHALTYIASGLQQRIDDYRYHTYQLYDLANSPDLAEKVILSAQEVRLRPDIYYIEKPRRKTDTVIFGNHESATLAMALQMSDYLDSHWGSQNDTYSMYYLNGQDNSLTLITTQALKEVTSRFKESYLTVAAESRRAEMLQQANTLDERESFSPLRKLRFQNAYYFTLRTTFNHPGHLATVIAFDLPINDLIPPNMARSNFLLQKDRTPINEGMAPEDVVAASVTLNGYWVEFSAPLANATLKIVYRVPINLLAIDFLRNNFWLIVSNILLLVLAVLGIYFVRRQYVHPSADVVEKLEAQKSLSQEIMTNLPQGLLVYNFSNNTVVASNQIADNLMPHLNMQKIAHMAEQHHGVIQGTVNNEVYEIRMFRSQISPETYLFLLHDQDKEVLVNKKLQQARREYDKSLQARKLMLHNLGIELNQPVNTLNQLAHELQNATDLQQQQDLTAKVIKQSDAIIELIENITLLTRLETQDWQPEQRHFSLSALIDALLLEVLPAINQKGLTLFNHYRADIDQNYTGDENVLRKILSLLLHYSIVTTDYGKITLNVDHEPGHPEQLIIQITDTGVGISDEEISNLNYPFLSQTLADRYNHGSGLTFFLCNQLCRKLNGQLEIRSKIDIGTRYTIRVTMAIENEQQEEQEKLLDGVTALLDITSEEVRSIITTLLGSFGANCIIADDRLPGRDYDVTLTDNPQHYDNFTLLLTSDEVGLQQLQGNYIRVNYNLGSAVIDAILLLIEQRILSDESKEESESIAEDDISTYEQQLKSSDYYSLFVETVPIDLKKLYTELQQRDFISLSQTAHRLKGVFAMLNLVLGKQLCETLEQHIANGDRLKIENSISQIDSFVTRLLQQGNP from the coding sequence ATGCAAAATAACTCGTTATCTACCAGTCCAGCTAAAATTACCCGCTGCTTCTGGCTGTTTATCGTCTTACTGCTCATCACCATCGGGCTGTATGGCTACAACTATACCAATGCTTATCTAACAGAAAAAAAACATGCATTGACCTATATCGCCAGCGGCTTGCAACAACGTATCGATGATTATCGCTATCACACTTACCAACTCTATGATTTAGCGAATAGCCCAGATCTCGCGGAGAAAGTGATTCTCTCCGCGCAAGAAGTGCGTCTACGCCCTGATATTTACTACATTGAGAAGCCGCGTAGAAAGACGGATACGGTCATTTTTGGCAATCACGAGTCAGCAACCTTAGCAATGGCATTGCAGATGTCTGACTATCTTGATAGCCATTGGGGGTCACAGAATGATACCTACTCGATGTATTATCTGAACGGTCAGGATAATAGCCTGACACTGATCACCACTCAGGCTCTGAAAGAGGTCACTTCACGTTTCAAAGAGAGCTACCTGACTGTCGCGGCAGAATCCCGACGTGCAGAGATGCTGCAACAGGCCAATACCTTGGATGAGCGCGAGAGTTTCTCGCCACTGCGCAAATTACGTTTCCAAAACGCCTACTATTTCACCCTGAGAACCACCTTTAACCATCCCGGACATCTGGCGACGGTCATCGCATTTGATTTACCGATTAATGACTTAATCCCGCCGAACATGGCACGCTCTAACTTCTTGCTGCAAAAAGATAGAACACCGATTAATGAAGGTATGGCCCCGGAAGATGTCGTCGCCGCCAGTGTGACACTCAATGGCTACTGGGTTGAGTTCTCCGCACCCTTAGCGAACGCCACATTAAAAATTGTCTATCGTGTCCCGATTAACCTGTTAGCAATTGATTTTCTGAGAAATAATTTCTGGCTGATTGTTAGCAATATCTTGCTGCTGGTACTTGCGGTGCTAGGCATCTATTTCGTTCGTCGCCAATACGTCCACCCCAGTGCTGATGTGGTCGAAAAGTTAGAAGCGCAGAAATCGCTGAGTCAGGAAATTATGACTAACCTACCCCAAGGGTTGTTGGTCTATAACTTCAGCAATAACACGGTCGTCGCCAGCAACCAGATTGCCGATAACCTGATGCCACACCTGAATATGCAGAAAATTGCGCATATGGCGGAGCAGCATCACGGGGTGATTCAAGGCACGGTGAATAATGAAGTGTACGAAATTCGCATGTTCCGCAGCCAAATTTCACCTGAAACCTACCTCTTCCTGCTCCATGATCAGGATAAAGAAGTGTTGGTGAATAAAAAGTTGCAGCAGGCAAGGCGTGAATACGACAAGAGCCTGCAAGCACGTAAACTGATGCTGCACAATCTGGGGATTGAGCTGAATCAACCCGTCAACACTCTGAATCAACTTGCCCATGAGTTACAGAACGCAACTGACTTGCAACAGCAACAAGATCTGACAGCGAAAGTGATTAAGCAATCAGATGCCATTATTGAACTGATTGAGAACATCACCCTACTCACCCGTCTGGAAACACAAGATTGGCAGCCAGAGCAGCGCCACTTCTCACTGTCGGCATTAATCGATGCGCTGCTGTTGGAGGTTCTACCCGCCATTAATCAGAAAGGTTTAACTCTGTTTAATCACTACCGTGCCGATATTGATCAAAATTACACAGGTGATGAAAATGTATTACGTAAAATACTTTCGCTGCTACTGCACTATTCCATCGTCACAACGGATTACGGCAAAATCACACTCAACGTTGACCACGAGCCGGGCCATCCAGAACAACTCATTATTCAGATAACCGATACCGGTGTCGGTATATCGGATGAAGAGATCAGTAATCTTAATTATCCTTTCCTCAGTCAAACATTGGCCGACAGATACAATCACGGATCAGGGTTAACCTTCTTTTTATGTAACCAATTATGTAGAAAATTAAATGGCCAATTAGAGATTCGTAGCAAAATCGATATAGGTACTCGTTATACTATCCGTGTAACTATGGCTATCGAAAATGAGCAACAAGAAGAGCAAGAAAAATTATTAGATGGAGTGACCGCTTTATTAGATATAACCTCGGAAGAAGTACGTTCAATCATCACGACATTGCTAGGTTCATTCGGTGCAAACTGCATTATTGCCGATGATCGCCTACCGGGCCGAGATTACGACGTTACGTTAACTGATAATCCTCAACACTATGATAATTTTACCTTATTATTGACTTCAGACGAGGTGGGATTACAACAATTGCAGGGTAACTATATCCGGGTAAATTACAATTTAGGCAGTGCCGTTATTGACGCGATACTATTATTAATTGAACAACGGATCTTATCAGATGAATCAAAAGAAGAGTCTGAATCTATTGCCGAAGATGATATAAGTACCTATGAACAACAACTCAAATCCAGCGACTATTATTCGTTATTCGTTGAGACAGTACCGATAGATCTGAAGAAACTGTATACTGAACTTCAGCAACGTGATTTCATATCGCTTTCGCAGACTGCACATCGATTGAAAGGCGTATTTGCTATGTTGAACCTGGTGCTCGGCAAGCAGCTTTGTGAAACATTAGAACAGCATATCGCAAATGGCGATCGGTTGAAGATCGAAAATAGCATCAGTCAAATTGATTCTTTCGTCACCAGACTGCTGCAGCAAGGTAACCCATAA
- the rcsC gene encoding two-component system sensor histidine kinase RcsC produces MKYLSSFRTTLKISRYLFRVLAVMLWSLGALLTTFYILNILNEKKSDIRQEYNTNFEQAQSYIRHSSDIIRDIKYMAENRLNHNSASSDIAAGAFIKNKTPPKYYPLNPDADCAALNSSRNSSLNSLSNLILYWKENFAAAYDLNRIFFIGSDTLCMVDFDIRNTPMDQENLLKSLNEQVLKYRDANGQDKDSALYWVVPGVRPEIGTLYVLSPLYVGNRLEALVGTEQTIRLEDFISSGPLPIGVTLLDQDNEPVLRLATGERHASMLDNYPDSPSYFGYVDDYNSLLLKKNLLPSTLNIAYSLPVRTIIETFKLLIFNALLLNILSAVVIFTLAWLFERKMFHPAEDNALRLEEHEQFNRKIVASAPVGISILRISDGTNILSNELAHNYINLLTNEDRERITRIICEQQANFVDVMTSNNNNLQISFVHSRYRNEDVAICVLVDVSSRVKMEESLQEMAAAAEQASQSKSMFLATVSHELRTPLYGIIGNLDLLQTKELPQGVDRLVTAMNNSSGLLLKIISDILDFSKIESEQLKIEPSEFSTVEVITHISANYLPLVVKKRLGLYCFIEPNVPRVMMGDSVRLQQVISNLLNNAIKFTDTGCIILQVRVRGDYLEFRVRDTGVGINSREINQLFDPFFQIGTGVQRHFQGTGLGLAICEKLVNLMDGDVEVISELGMGSIFAIRIPLYLAENRHEANNTVLPQSDRWQGKTLWLDIRNARLERYLLDLLGNFGATARRYTLDQPLHDQVLICDYLPQISAPLSTWIQLSIEHIGLPHETCPGYWLLSTSTLLEIIPLLDRILLEPPSVADNTPLQLPAPKANQDDNADMQILVVDDHPINRRLLADQLSALGYQVITANDGLDALAVLSANNVDIVLTDVNMPNMDGYRLTQRLRQLNHHFPVIGVTANALAESKQRCIEAGMDNCLSKPVTLDTLRQMLRYYSDKVRTLRH; encoded by the coding sequence TTGAAATATCTTTCTTCATTTCGCACGACACTGAAAATATCCCGCTACCTGTTTCGGGTATTGGCCGTCATGTTATGGTCACTCGGCGCATTGCTGACGACGTTTTATATCCTGAACATTCTTAATGAGAAAAAATCCGATATTCGTCAGGAATATAATACCAACTTTGAGCAGGCGCAGAGTTACATCCGCCACTCCTCCGATATTATTCGCGATATCAAATACATGGCGGAAAATAGGTTAAATCATAATTCGGCAAGCAGCGATATTGCCGCAGGCGCATTCATTAAAAACAAGACGCCACCCAAATATTATCCCCTCAATCCAGATGCAGATTGCGCTGCGCTTAACTCGAGCCGCAATTCGTCACTGAATTCGCTCAGTAACCTAATCCTCTACTGGAAAGAGAATTTCGCCGCCGCGTATGACCTTAATCGCATCTTCTTTATCGGCAGCGACACCTTGTGCATGGTGGATTTTGATATTCGTAATACGCCAATGGATCAGGAGAACCTACTTAAGTCGCTGAATGAGCAAGTGTTAAAATACCGTGATGCCAATGGTCAGGATAAAGATAGTGCGCTGTATTGGGTAGTCCCTGGTGTGCGCCCAGAGATTGGCACTTTATATGTGCTTAGCCCACTCTATGTGGGCAATAGGTTAGAAGCTTTGGTTGGTACTGAGCAAACGATTCGTCTGGAGGATTTTATCTCTTCAGGGCCACTGCCGATTGGAGTGACCTTGTTGGATCAGGATAATGAGCCGGTATTACGGCTGGCAACTGGGGAGCGTCATGCTTCGATGCTGGATAACTACCCTGACTCCCCCTCTTATTTCGGTTATGTCGATGATTATAATAGCCTTCTCCTGAAAAAGAATTTACTGCCATCGACCCTCAATATTGCTTATTCCTTGCCCGTTAGAACGATAATAGAAACATTTAAATTATTGATCTTTAATGCGTTACTGCTGAACATCCTCTCTGCGGTGGTGATATTTACCTTGGCCTGGTTGTTTGAACGAAAAATGTTCCACCCGGCTGAAGATAATGCCCTGAGACTGGAAGAGCATGAGCAGTTCAACCGCAAAATTGTCGCCTCTGCGCCAGTGGGCATCTCCATCCTGCGCATCAGTGATGGGACCAATATCCTCAGTAACGAACTAGCACATAACTATATTAATTTGCTGACGAATGAAGACCGCGAGCGCATTACACGCATTATCTGTGAGCAACAGGCGAACTTTGTCGATGTGATGACCAGTAATAATAATAATCTGCAAATTAGCTTTGTTCACTCTCGTTACCGTAATGAAGATGTGGCTATTTGCGTGCTGGTGGATGTCAGCTCGCGGGTGAAAATGGAGGAGTCTCTGCAAGAGATGGCCGCCGCAGCGGAGCAGGCCAGCCAATCAAAATCGATGTTTTTGGCCACCGTCAGCCATGAGCTGCGCACTCCTCTGTATGGGATTATTGGTAACCTCGATCTATTGCAAACCAAAGAGTTGCCCCAAGGTGTTGACCGCTTAGTGACGGCGATGAACAACTCGTCTGGGTTATTACTCAAAATTATCAGTGACATACTCGATTTTTCTAAAATCGAATCTGAACAACTGAAAATTGAGCCAAGTGAGTTCTCTACCGTGGAGGTGATCACGCATATCTCCGCGAACTATCTGCCGCTGGTGGTTAAAAAACGGTTAGGTCTGTACTGCTTTATTGAGCCAAATGTCCCGCGAGTGATGATGGGAGACTCAGTTCGCCTGCAACAAGTGATCTCTAATTTATTGAATAATGCTATTAAATTCACCGATACCGGCTGCATCATCTTGCAAGTTCGGGTTCGTGGCGACTATCTAGAGTTCCGAGTTCGCGATACCGGTGTCGGCATTAATTCACGTGAGATAAACCAGCTCTTTGATCCTTTCTTCCAGATAGGCACGGGTGTGCAGCGCCATTTTCAGGGAACGGGTTTAGGTTTGGCTATCTGCGAGAAGTTGGTCAACCTGATGGACGGGGATGTTGAGGTGATCTCTGAGCTGGGGATGGGCAGTATTTTTGCTATCCGCATTCCACTCTATCTGGCCGAAAACAGGCATGAAGCCAATAATACTGTGCTGCCACAAAGCGATCGCTGGCAGGGAAAAACGCTGTGGTTGGATATTCGCAATGCACGTCTGGAGCGCTATTTACTTGATCTTCTGGGGAATTTTGGTGCCACTGCTCGGCGTTATACCCTCGATCAGCCTCTGCATGATCAAGTGCTGATTTGTGATTATTTGCCACAAATCAGTGCGCCGCTATCGACTTGGATCCAACTCTCGATCGAACATATCGGTTTGCCGCATGAAACATGCCCAGGTTATTGGTTGTTGAGTACATCGACTCTGCTAGAGATTATCCCGCTATTGGATCGGATATTGCTGGAGCCTCCGTCGGTGGCCGACAATACGCCATTACAGCTACCTGCACCGAAAGCCAATCAGGATGATAATGCTGACATGCAAATTCTGGTTGTGGATGACCATCCGATCAACCGCCGACTATTGGCTGATCAGCTTAGCGCGTTGGGTTATCAGGTGATAACGGCAAACGATGGACTGGATGCTCTGGCGGTGTTGAGTGCCAATAATGTCGATATCGTGCTGACCGACGTCAATATGCCAAACATGGATGGCTATCGTTTAACTCAGCGTTTACGGCAGTTGAATCATCACTTCCCGGTCATTGGCGTGACCGCGAATGCACTGGCTGAAAGCAAGCAGCGCTGTATTGAGGCAGGGATGGATAACTGTTTATCTAAGCCAGTCACATTGGATACATTGCGGCAGATGTTGCGGTATTACAGTGATAAGGTGCGAACCCTTCGTCATTGA